The following coding sequences lie in one Heyndrickxia oleronia genomic window:
- a CDS encoding YaaR family protein, whose product MKINQDLRLGLDNKRPDQKGSNSSNIKFTEIIHKQDEKLQIEQLNKLISEIDQAGERLSRSRTFKDLTKYKNLVKRFIKETVDFGMNLKQSHTWNQYGEGRKLSIVEQIDKHLVELTEDYIKKDKTQIDILGKIGEIKGLILNIYT is encoded by the coding sequence TTGAAAATAAACCAAGATTTACGATTGGGTTTGGATAATAAACGCCCTGATCAAAAAGGTTCAAACTCCAGTAATATTAAATTTACTGAAATCATTCATAAACAAGATGAAAAGTTACAAATAGAACAATTAAATAAATTAATATCTGAGATTGATCAAGCAGGTGAGCGTTTATCTCGCTCACGAACGTTTAAAGATTTAACAAAGTATAAAAACCTCGTAAAAAGGTTTATTAAAGAAACAGTTGATTTTGGTATGAACTTAAAACAATCTCATACATGGAATCAATATGGTGAGGGCCGAAAATTAAGTATTGTTGAACAAATTGATAAACATTTAGTGGAATTAACCGAAGATTATATTAAAAAGGATAAAACTCAAATAGATATTTTAGGAAAGATTGGAGAAATCAAGGGACTAATTTTAAATATATATACGTAA